In Sphingopyxis sp. 113P3, one DNA window encodes the following:
- a CDS encoding amidohydrolase family protein has translation MKMFVSAIALAIAAPASAQSLAIVHAEAWTMEGDTPVHDATILVDDSRILSVKAGGAVPAGVRTIDAQGKPVTPGLVNGATQIGLVEISGSNDTVDTTSRDERNPGDDVSRALNGNSTLVSLARADGITRALVYPSPSRHAPFSGEPAFARLRDGVDILDVANVGVYAVIGGGAWERLGSRAVQWSALRNALEEARRGMDDGDAGRKGKKGHGDGPPGGGRRAGAELIRGVLAGEVPLAIQTHRESDIRQAVALAEDFGIRVIVVGGAQAWRAADALAKAKVAVVLDPLVNLPFNFDQLGARQDNAALLVKAGVRVAVGQAGGAIHANYNAGMGLREGAGIAVANGLPYIEALRAVTVNPLAIWGRGGGALTPGADADLVVWDGDPLEPSTNAVSVIVEGREASTRSRQDLLAERYKDAR, from the coding sequence ATGAAGATGTTCGTGAGCGCGATCGCGCTGGCCATCGCCGCGCCGGCGTCGGCGCAGTCGCTGGCGATCGTCCACGCCGAGGCCTGGACGATGGAGGGCGATACGCCCGTTCACGATGCGACGATCCTCGTCGATGACAGCCGGATTCTGTCGGTGAAGGCGGGCGGCGCGGTGCCGGCCGGGGTCCGGACCATCGACGCGCAGGGGAAGCCGGTGACGCCGGGCCTCGTCAACGGCGCGACGCAGATCGGTCTGGTCGAGATTTCGGGTTCCAACGACACCGTCGACACCACCTCGCGCGACGAGCGCAATCCGGGCGACGATGTCAGCCGCGCGCTCAACGGCAATTCGACGCTGGTCAGCCTGGCACGGGCCGACGGTATCACCCGCGCGCTCGTCTATCCCTCGCCCTCGCGCCACGCGCCCTTCAGCGGCGAACCGGCCTTTGCCCGGCTGCGCGACGGGGTCGATATCCTCGATGTCGCGAATGTCGGCGTCTATGCGGTGATCGGCGGCGGAGCGTGGGAGCGGCTGGGCTCGCGCGCCGTGCAATGGTCGGCATTGCGCAATGCGCTCGAAGAGGCGCGCCGGGGCATGGACGACGGCGATGCCGGGAGAAAGGGCAAGAAGGGCCATGGCGACGGCCCGCCGGGCGGCGGGAGGCGCGCGGGCGCCGAGCTGATCCGCGGCGTGCTCGCGGGCGAGGTTCCGCTTGCCATCCAGACGCACCGTGAATCGGATATCCGGCAGGCGGTGGCGCTGGCCGAGGATTTCGGCATCCGGGTGATCGTCGTCGGCGGGGCGCAGGCGTGGCGCGCCGCCGATGCGCTCGCGAAGGCGAAAGTGGCGGTGGTGCTCGATCCGCTCGTCAACCTGCCCTTCAATTTCGACCAGCTCGGCGCGCGGCAGGACAATGCGGCGCTGTTGGTCAAGGCGGGGGTGCGCGTCGCGGTCGGTCAGGCCGGAGGCGCGATCCACGCCAATTACAATGCCGGCATGGGGCTGCGCGAAGGCGCGGGAATCGCGGTCGCGAACGGGCTGCCCTATATCGAAGCGCTGCGCGCGGTGACCGTCAACCCGCTCGCCATCTGGGGGCGCGGCGGCGGCGCATTGACGCCGGGCGCCGATGCCGACCTCGTCGTCTGGGACGGCGATCCGCTCGAGCCCTCGACCAATGCGGTCAGCGTGATCGTCGAGGGGCGCGAAGCCTCGACCCGCTCGCGGCAGGACCTGCTGGCCGAGCGCTACAAGGACGCACGCTGA